In a single window of the Nymphalis io chromosome 20, ilAglIoxx1.1, whole genome shotgun sequence genome:
- the LOC126776448 gene encoding myosuppressin-like isoform X2 — MAFGSVEACRVAVWCAVVAWCACSAWAAPAQLCSAAAEDDPRAARFCQALNTFLELYAEAAGEQVPEYQALVRDYPQLLDTGMKRQDVVHSFLRFGRR; from the exons aAGTGTTGAAGCGTGTCGCGTGGCGGTGTGGTGCGCGGTGGTGGCGTGGTGCGCGTGCAGTGCGTGGGCGGCGCCCGCACAGCTCTGCAGCGCCGCGGCGGAGGACGACCCGCGCGCTGCCCGCTTCTGCCAGGCTCTAAACACCTTCCTTGAACTATATGCTGAAGCAGCTGGCGAGCAAGTACCGGAGTATCAAG CTTTAGTACGCGATTATCCTCAACTTCTCGACACGGGCATGAAGCGCCAGGACGTCGTGCACTCCTTCCTCCGCTTCGGGCGCCGCTGA
- the LOC126776448 gene encoding myosuppressin-like isoform X1 translates to MRVFRSVEACRVAVWCAVVAWCACSAWAAPAQLCSAAAEDDPRAARFCQALNTFLELYAEAAGEQVPEYQALVRDYPQLLDTGMKRQDVVHSFLRFGRR, encoded by the exons aAGTGTTGAAGCGTGTCGCGTGGCGGTGTGGTGCGCGGTGGTGGCGTGGTGCGCGTGCAGTGCGTGGGCGGCGCCCGCACAGCTCTGCAGCGCCGCGGCGGAGGACGACCCGCGCGCTGCCCGCTTCTGCCAGGCTCTAAACACCTTCCTTGAACTATATGCTGAAGCAGCTGGCGAGCAAGTACCGGAGTATCAAG CTTTAGTACGCGATTATCCTCAACTTCTCGACACGGGCATGAAGCGCCAGGACGTCGTGCACTCCTTCCTCCGCTTCGGGCGCCGCTGA